A single genomic interval of Lysobacter avium harbors:
- a CDS encoding FimV/HubP family polar landmark protein — protein MNPLMRAALALVLMLASGTAAALGLGQIQLKSKLGEPLLAEIMIVSSDPSELEGLRAGLASPETFARIGLDLPQGAVADLQFTPALNDAGRPVIRVTSVAPIEQPLLSFLVEVDWGQGRLVREYSTLMDAPRTLAASAQPSIQAPTQAQSNVIVRDAGAEQTRQSSAAEVDAGAEVDAGDAGDERPVAANDPVPAIPTPAQPASPPTRYGAVQSGEHLSKIAAGLEMDGNLQQRMIALLQANPDAFIGGNIHMLKQGAVLRIPAADEVAAITAAQAAAQVREQTSAWRVASQPVPQPQVADAVGESADVADIVAAAPAAAPADGARLEIVPPGASDASRAGTQSGLSAGGEGDMVRQELQTTTETLAARDAELADLKSRIDTLEQLQSDQQKLLAMKDAELASAQEQLAQAQSAQSTVQANEAGGSAVPWLVGGTLLVLALVAVWWWRRRVDSVPRFRAPVAPAGASSTPPRGFAAGPVPGPGVAAARLEPSMVNPNLANRSAMGGRAADDESVAFPTPMLAPVPGSSAASPAAASAAAVPAWHGAPAGASEGNEPVAAPVIDDSPDAPRSPAVSPVRPVRADDAPGMERLELARAYLDLGDEDSARQLLGELQVSGSLEARQQAARLLRELG, from the coding sequence GTGAATCCATTGATGCGCGCCGCGCTGGCGCTGGTCCTGATGCTTGCCAGTGGAACTGCTGCGGCCCTGGGGCTGGGCCAGATCCAGTTGAAGTCCAAACTGGGCGAGCCGCTGCTGGCCGAGATCATGATCGTGTCCAGCGATCCGTCGGAGCTGGAAGGCCTGCGCGCCGGCCTCGCCTCGCCGGAGACGTTCGCCCGCATCGGTCTGGATCTTCCGCAGGGCGCCGTTGCGGACCTGCAGTTCACGCCGGCGCTCAACGACGCGGGCCGACCGGTGATCCGGGTCACCAGCGTGGCCCCGATCGAACAGCCGCTGCTGAGCTTCCTGGTCGAGGTCGACTGGGGCCAGGGCCGGCTGGTTCGCGAATACTCCACGCTGATGGACGCGCCGCGCACGCTGGCCGCCTCCGCCCAACCGTCGATACAGGCGCCGACCCAGGCGCAAAGCAACGTGATTGTCCGCGACGCGGGGGCGGAACAAACGCGGCAGTCCTCGGCCGCTGAGGTCGATGCCGGCGCTGAGGTCGATGCCGGCGATGCCGGCGACGAGCGCCCGGTGGCGGCGAACGATCCGGTGCCCGCCATCCCGACGCCCGCGCAACCGGCATCACCGCCAACCCGCTACGGCGCGGTGCAGAGCGGTGAACACCTGTCGAAAATCGCAGCGGGTCTGGAGATGGACGGCAACCTGCAGCAGCGGATGATCGCCCTGCTGCAAGCCAATCCGGACGCGTTTATCGGCGGCAATATCCACATGCTCAAGCAGGGCGCGGTGTTGCGGATTCCCGCTGCCGATGAGGTCGCGGCGATCACCGCCGCGCAGGCAGCGGCGCAGGTGCGCGAACAGACCAGCGCGTGGCGGGTGGCATCGCAGCCAGTGCCGCAGCCGCAGGTGGCGGACGCGGTTGGAGAGTCTGCGGATGTCGCCGATATCGTGGCCGCCGCGCCTGCGGCCGCGCCCGCCGACGGTGCGCGACTGGAAATTGTTCCGCCCGGCGCCAGTGATGCGTCGCGCGCGGGTACCCAATCAGGCCTCAGTGCCGGAGGCGAGGGCGACATGGTGCGACAGGAATTGCAGACAACCACGGAAACCCTCGCGGCCCGGGACGCGGAGTTGGCCGACCTCAAGAGTCGCATCGATACTCTCGAGCAACTCCAGTCCGACCAGCAGAAGCTGCTCGCGATGAAGGACGCCGAGCTTGCATCCGCCCAGGAGCAATTGGCCCAGGCGCAGTCCGCCCAGTCGACCGTCCAGGCGAACGAGGCAGGTGGCTCCGCGGTGCCATGGCTGGTGGGCGGGACGCTCCTGGTGCTGGCACTTGTGGCTGTCTGGTGGTGGCGCCGACGCGTGGACTCGGTGCCGCGCTTCCGGGCGCCGGTTGCGCCGGCTGGCGCGTCATCGACCCCGCCGCGTGGGTTTGCTGCCGGCCCCGTCCCCGGCCCCGGCGTCGCTGCCGCCCGTCTGGAGCCGAGCATGGTGAACCCCAACCTGGCGAATCGTTCCGCGATGGGCGGTCGGGCGGCAGATGACGAGTCAGTAGCCTTCCCGACCCCGATGCTCGCGCCGGTGCCCGGATCCAGCGCTGCATCGCCCGCCGCTGCTTCGGCGGCGGCGGTCCCCGCATGGCACGGCGCCCCGGCAGGTGCCAGCGAGGGCAACGAGCCGGTCGCAGCGCCAGTCATCGATGATTCGCCGGACGCGCCGCGTAGCCCTGCTGTTTCGCCTGTACGTCCAGTCCGTGCCGACGATGCGCCCGGTATGGAGCGCCTGGAGTTGGCTCGCGCCTATCTCGACCTGGGCGATGAGGACAGCGCGCGGCAGTTGCTCGGCGAGTTGCAGGTCAGTGGCAGTCTGGAGGCGCGTCAACAGGCCGCGCGCCTGTTGCGGGAGCTGGGGTAA
- the truA gene encoding tRNA pseudouridine(38-40) synthase TruA, with the protein MENGTLPDPIGPDSPVQTAAENRSSQRRWVLGVEYDGGSFSGWQRLNRRDEPERRTEPTVQAAVEQAVSIVAGRGVGVVCAGRTDAGVHAATQVVHFDGPAQRDPRGWVLGTTSNLPPSVCVKWCVPTSDEFHARFSARARRYRYTILNRAVRPALQHQYLSWVRKALDADAMHQAAQHLVGEHDFSAFRTVHCQAPHARRELHHIAVSREGDLVTVEVQANAFLHHMVRNIVGSLLLVGQGERPAGWLREVLDGRDRSRAGPTAPSAGLVFVGPRYPSHWQLPGEVTL; encoded by the coding sequence ATGGAAAACGGAACGCTGCCGGACCCGATCGGCCCTGACTCCCCCGTTCAAACTGCTGCGGAGAACCGGTCGAGCCAGCGTCGCTGGGTGCTGGGCGTGGAGTACGACGGCGGCAGCTTCTCCGGATGGCAGCGACTGAACAGGCGCGACGAGCCGGAGCGGCGCACGGAACCCACCGTGCAGGCAGCGGTGGAGCAAGCCGTCAGCATCGTCGCGGGCCGGGGCGTTGGCGTGGTGTGCGCCGGACGCACCGACGCCGGCGTGCATGCCGCGACCCAGGTGGTGCATTTTGATGGCCCCGCGCAGCGTGACCCGCGTGGCTGGGTACTGGGCACCACCAGTAACCTGCCGCCGTCGGTGTGCGTGAAATGGTGCGTGCCCACGAGCGATGAGTTCCACGCCCGGTTTTCCGCCCGTGCGCGGCGTTACCGCTACACCATCCTCAATCGGGCGGTTCGGCCTGCCTTGCAGCACCAGTACCTGAGCTGGGTGCGCAAAGCGCTGGATGCCGACGCGATGCATCAGGCGGCGCAGCATCTGGTCGGCGAGCATGATTTTTCCGCGTTCCGGACCGTGCACTGCCAGGCGCCGCACGCGCGCCGGGAGTTGCACCACATCGCCGTATCGCGCGAGGGCGATCTCGTCACGGTGGAGGTCCAGGCGAACGCCTTCCTCCACCACATGGTCCGCAACATCGTCGGCAGCCTGCTGCTGGTGGGGCAGGGTGAGCGTCCGGCCGGCTGGCTGCGCGAGGTCCTGGACGGGCGTGATCGCAGCAGGGCCGGCCCCACAGCGCCGTCGGCGGGTCTGGTGTTTGTCGG
- the asd gene encoding archaetidylserine decarboxylase (Phosphatidylserine decarboxylase is synthesized as a single chain precursor. Generation of the pyruvoyl active site from a Ser is coupled to cleavage of a Gly-Ser bond between the larger (beta) and smaller (alpha chains). It is an integral membrane protein.): MSLTTRLTYVLPHRLLSSMARRLAYSDNPRLRAWLIDTVTQRFGVDLSEAAKSDPADYPTFNAFFTRALKPGARVADPDPRVLVMPADGRVSQCGAITADPDGSGRIFQAKGQSFTTAELLGDADAARAFDKGTFATVYLSPRDYHRVHMPWTGRLRATVHVPGRLFSVGPAAVQHVPRLFARNERLVCHFDTDFGPMAVVMVGALLVSGVETVWSGEEIPAYGTTTTVKDYRGDDITVERFEEMARFNYGSTVIVLLPAGVADLAPGLGPEAPVKLGQALATLRR, translated from the coding sequence ATGAGCCTCACCACCCGACTCACCTATGTGCTGCCGCACCGGCTGCTCTCGTCGATGGCGCGCCGCCTGGCCTACTCCGACAACCCGCGCCTGCGCGCCTGGCTGATCGACACGGTCACCCAGCGTTTCGGCGTTGACCTGTCGGAGGCGGCGAAGTCCGATCCGGCCGACTACCCAACCTTCAATGCCTTCTTTACCCGTGCGCTGAAGCCCGGCGCGCGCGTTGCCGACCCGGACCCGCGCGTGCTGGTGATGCCGGCTGACGGACGCGTCAGCCAATGCGGCGCGATCACCGCCGATCCCGATGGCAGCGGTCGGATCTTCCAGGCCAAGGGCCAGTCGTTCACCACCGCCGAACTGCTGGGCGATGCCGACGCGGCGCGCGCATTCGACAAGGGAACGTTCGCCACGGTGTACCTGTCACCGCGCGACTACCACCGCGTGCACATGCCATGGACGGGACGCCTGCGTGCGACGGTGCATGTGCCGGGGCGTCTTTTCAGCGTCGGCCCGGCGGCTGTACAGCATGTGCCGCGGCTGTTTGCCCGCAACGAACGCCTGGTGTGCCACTTCGATACCGATTTCGGCCCGATGGCGGTGGTGATGGTCGGCGCGCTCCTGGTCTCGGGCGTGGAGACTGTCTGGAGCGGCGAGGAAATCCCGGCCTACGGCACGACCACCACGGTCAAGGACTACCGGGGCGATGACATCACGGTGGAGCGCTTCGAGGAGATGGCCCGCTTCAACTACGGCTCGACCGTGATCGTGCTGCTGCCCGCGGGCGTGGCCGACCTCGCGCCCGGCCTGGGCCCGGAGGCGCCGGTCAAGCTGGGTCAGGCCCTGGCCACCCTGCGACGCTGA
- a CDS encoding copper resistance protein NlpE, translating into MNRNLIALACIATLALAACSRQPARPATDAAVNGTPAEATQPAAVDVIPTGEGPASTFDQREFAGSFTGTLPCADCPGMDVTLVLEPDGTYRTTHVYQERPDGTWSIDGHWSVESNDSVIRLDPNSKTEEDQLYGIESRERIVMLDADGKKPDSGLDYGLTRQGAQ; encoded by the coding sequence ATGAACCGGAACCTGATCGCCCTCGCCTGCATCGCAACGCTGGCGCTGGCCGCCTGCTCCCGTCAGCCCGCCCGACCGGCGACCGACGCAGCGGTGAACGGCACTCCAGCGGAGGCCACCCAGCCAGCCGCCGTGGATGTCATTCCCACCGGTGAAGGCCCCGCTTCCACCTTCGACCAGCGCGAGTTTGCCGGGTCGTTCACCGGCACGCTGCCGTGCGCGGATTGCCCCGGCATGGACGTCACGCTGGTGCTCGAGCCCGACGGTACCTACCGCACCACCCACGTCTATCAGGAACGCCCCGACGGGACCTGGTCCATCGACGGCCACTGGTCGGTCGAGTCCAACGACTCCGTGATCCGCCTGGACCCCAACAGCAAGACCGAAGAGGACCAGCTGTACGGGATCGAGTCCAGGGAGCGCATCGTCATGCTCGACGCCGACGGCAAGAAACCGGACTCGGGACTGGACTACGGCCTGACGCGCCAGGGCGCGCAATAA
- a CDS encoding helicase HerA-like domain-containing protein, which translates to MPTLPPVLVGKAVTTPHSLPETDGKVFLLPRLGNRHGLVAGATGTGKTVTLMTLAEGFSRIGVPVFLADVKGDVAGLAVPGSMNDKLQARIDGIGVDDYTSEGSPTLFWDLFGKLGHPVRATVTEIGPTLLSRMLELNDTQSGVMDILFKVADDRGLLLLDLPDLRAMLSLLAAERKTISTEYGLVSSPSIGAIQRALLRLQSDGGDHFFGEPALELSDIMRTNIDGRGMISILASDSLILKPRLYSSFLLWLLSQLFEQLPEVGDLDKPKLVFVFDEAHLLFNDAPPALRQRVEQVVRLIRSKGVGVYFCSQFPDDVPDNILGQLGNRVQHALRAFTPRDQKAVRTAAETFVANPELDVAKAIGGLGTGEALVSTLQDKGVPMPVERTLVAPPRCRMGSITDAERDQVRAGSPIGAKYDKRIDRESAMELLARKADAAASEANAPKAKPITGEAGGFGQSIRDIVFGTKRRQGMVETMAKQSARTVGNQVGRQILRGVMGGLFGGKK; encoded by the coding sequence ATGCCCACTCTTCCGCCAGTGCTCGTCGGCAAGGCCGTCACCACGCCGCACTCATTGCCAGAAACCGACGGCAAGGTATTCCTGCTGCCACGGCTGGGCAACCGCCACGGCCTGGTCGCCGGGGCGACCGGCACCGGCAAGACCGTCACCCTGATGACGCTGGCGGAAGGGTTCTCGCGGATCGGCGTGCCGGTGTTCCTGGCCGACGTGAAGGGCGACGTCGCCGGCCTGGCGGTGCCCGGCTCGATGAACGACAAGCTGCAGGCGCGGATCGACGGGATCGGAGTCGACGACTACACCAGCGAGGGCAGCCCGACCCTGTTCTGGGACCTGTTCGGCAAGCTTGGCCATCCGGTGCGCGCCACGGTCACCGAGATCGGCCCGACCCTGCTATCGCGGATGCTCGAGCTCAACGACACCCAGTCGGGGGTGATGGATATCCTGTTCAAGGTCGCGGACGACCGCGGCCTGCTGCTGCTGGATCTGCCCGACCTGCGCGCGATGCTCAGCCTGCTGGCGGCCGAGCGCAAGACGATCTCCACCGAGTACGGCCTGGTCAGCAGCCCATCGATCGGCGCGATCCAGCGCGCCCTGCTGCGCCTGCAGTCCGACGGCGGCGACCACTTCTTCGGCGAGCCTGCGCTGGAGCTTTCCGACATCATGCGGACCAACATCGATGGTCGCGGGATGATCAGCATCCTCGCCTCCGACAGCCTGATCCTGAAGCCGCGGCTGTATTCCAGTTTCCTGCTGTGGCTGCTGTCGCAACTGTTCGAGCAGTTGCCCGAGGTCGGCGACCTGGACAAGCCCAAGCTGGTGTTCGTGTTCGACGAGGCGCACCTCCTCTTCAACGACGCACCGCCCGCGCTGCGCCAGCGGGTCGAGCAGGTCGTGCGGCTGATCCGCTCCAAGGGTGTGGGCGTGTATTTCTGCTCGCAGTTTCCCGACGACGTGCCCGACAACATCCTCGGCCAACTCGGCAACCGCGTGCAGCACGCCCTGCGCGCCTTTACTCCGCGCGACCAGAAGGCGGTGCGCACAGCGGCGGAGACCTTTGTCGCCAACCCCGAGCTGGACGTGGCCAAGGCGATCGGCGGGCTGGGTACCGGCGAGGCGCTGGTATCCACGCTGCAGGACAAGGGCGTACCGATGCCGGTGGAGCGGACGCTGGTGGCGCCGCCCCGCTGCCGCATGGGTTCGATCACCGACGCCGAGCGCGACCAGGTGCGCGCAGGCAGCCCGATCGGCGCCAAATACGACAAGCGCATTGACCGCGAATCGGCCATGGAGCTGCTGGCGCGCAAGGCCGACGCCGCCGCGAGCGAGGCCAACGCCCCCAAGGCGAAACCCATCACCGGGGAGGCCGGCGGGTTCGGCCAGTCGATCCGCGACATTGTCTTCGGTACCAAGCGCCGCCAGGGGATGGTCGAGACCATGGCCAAACAGAGCGCCCGGACCGTGGGCAACCAGGTCGGCCGACAGATCCTGCGCGGCGTCATGGGCGGCCTGTTCGGCGGCAAGAAATGA
- a CDS encoding aspartate-semialdehyde dehydrogenase, with product MSKPVNVAIVGATGAVGETLLAILAERQFPIGELHLLASERSAGEKLEYGARKLVVRDIAGFDPGGVDIALFAAGSSVSREYAAKFAAAGAVVIDNSSEFRGDVDVPLVVAEVNPDALRERPRGIIANPNCSTMQLMVALAPLHRRATIERINIATYQSVSGTGRAAMDELGKQTADMLNFRSVESNVYPVQIAFNVIPHGGDFTDNGYTTEEMKLVWETRRILGDDRIGVNATVVRVPVFYGHSEAVHIETRDKLTAEEARELLRAQPGLEVVDEHIDGGYPTAVTHASGHDPVYVGRIREDISHPRGLSLWVVADNIRKGAALNAVQLAELVVAERQ from the coding sequence ATGAGCAAGCCCGTCAATGTCGCGATCGTCGGTGCCACCGGCGCGGTCGGCGAAACCCTCCTGGCGATCCTCGCCGAACGCCAGTTCCCCATCGGAGAACTGCACCTGCTCGCCAGCGAGCGCTCGGCCGGCGAAAAGCTCGAGTACGGCGCACGCAAGCTGGTGGTGCGTGATATTGCGGGGTTCGATCCCGGCGGCGTGGACATCGCCCTGTTTGCTGCCGGCAGCAGCGTGTCGCGCGAGTACGCGGCAAAATTCGCCGCGGCCGGAGCCGTCGTCATCGACAACTCCTCCGAATTTCGTGGCGACGTGGACGTGCCGCTGGTCGTCGCCGAGGTCAATCCCGACGCACTGCGCGAGCGCCCGCGCGGCATCATCGCCAACCCGAACTGCTCCACGATGCAGTTGATGGTGGCGCTGGCGCCGCTCCACCGCCGCGCGACCATCGAGCGGATCAACATCGCCACCTACCAGTCGGTGTCGGGCACCGGTCGCGCCGCGATGGACGAGCTCGGCAAGCAGACCGCCGACATGCTCAATTTCCGCAGCGTCGAGTCCAACGTCTATCCCGTCCAGATTGCCTTCAACGTGATCCCCCACGGCGGCGACTTCACCGACAACGGCTACACCACCGAGGAGATGAAGCTGGTCTGGGAGACGCGCCGGATCCTTGGCGATGACCGCATCGGGGTGAACGCCACGGTGGTCCGCGTGCCGGTTTTCTACGGCCACTCCGAGGCCGTGCACATCGAGACCAGGGACAAGCTCACCGCCGAGGAAGCCCGCGAACTGCTGCGGGCGCAGCCGGGCCTGGAAGTGGTCGATGAGCACATCGATGGCGGCTATCCGACCGCGGTGACCCATGCCTCGGGCCATGACCCGGTCTATGTCGGCCGAATCCGCGAGGACATTTCCCACCCGCGTGGGCTGTCGCTCTGGGTGGTGGCCGACAACATCCGCAAGGGGGCTGCCCTGAACGCGGTACAGCTGGCCGAGCTGGTCGTGGCGGAGCGTCAATGA
- the greB gene encoding transcription elongation factor GreB, protein MSRWRPPVAASTALITRAGHETLKAELDELWRVKRPEVVRALAAAAAEGDRSENAEYTYRKKQLGEIDRRVRYLSKRIPALRVVDSTPEDEGAVFFGATVEVEDVATGEIRTHRIVGPDETDAGRGWISIDSPLARAMLKKRVDDEFDAELPGGSNRFAIVDVSYED, encoded by the coding sequence ATGAGCCGTTGGCGCCCGCCGGTCGCCGCCAGCACCGCGCTGATCACCCGCGCCGGCCACGAGACGCTCAAGGCCGAGCTGGACGAGCTGTGGCGGGTGAAGCGTCCCGAGGTCGTCCGCGCACTGGCGGCCGCCGCTGCCGAGGGCGATCGATCCGAGAATGCCGAGTACACCTACCGCAAGAAGCAGCTCGGTGAGATCGACCGCCGCGTGCGCTACCTGAGCAAGCGCATCCCGGCGCTGCGCGTGGTGGACTCCACGCCCGAGGATGAGGGCGCGGTGTTTTTCGGGGCAACAGTGGAGGTGGAGGACGTCGCCACTGGCGAGATCCGCACCCACCGCATCGTCGGCCCCGATGAGACCGATGCCGGCCGCGGCTGGATCAGCATCGACTCACCGCTGGCGCGGGCGATGCTCAAGAAGCGCGTGGACGACGAGTTCGACGCGGAGCTGCCAGGCGGCAGCAACCGCTTCGCAATCGTCGATGTGTCCTACGAGGACTGA
- the aroC gene encoding chorismate synthase — MASNTYGKLFAVTTFGESHGPAIGCVVDGCPPGLEIDAADFRHDLERRATGKSRHTSARHESDEVEILSGVYEGRSTGTPIALLIRNTDARSRDYAKIAEQFRPGHADYTYWHKYGIRDPRGGGRSSARETTMRVAAGVIARKWLAQRHGIRIQGFLSQLGDIRPASMDLSVVEDNPFFWPDAAQVPQLEAYMDALRKSGDSVGARVDVWADGVPPGWGEPIYGKLDGELAGALMSINAVKGVEIGVGFGAVTQKGSEHRDQLGPDGFASNHAGGILGGISSGQRVTCSVAFKPTSSLRLPVDSLDIYGNTVEVVTTGRHDPCVGIRATPICEAMVAAVLMDQALRHRAQCGDVEVPAIPTPTAIPG; from the coding sequence TTGGCCAGCAACACGTACGGAAAGCTGTTTGCGGTAACCACCTTCGGCGAGAGCCACGGGCCGGCGATCGGCTGCGTGGTGGATGGTTGCCCTCCCGGTCTCGAGATCGATGCCGCGGACTTCCGCCACGATCTCGAGCGCCGGGCGACCGGTAAGTCCCGGCACACCTCGGCGCGCCACGAGAGTGACGAGGTCGAGATCCTTTCGGGCGTTTACGAGGGCCGCAGCACTGGCACTCCGATCGCACTGCTGATCCGCAATACCGACGCGCGCAGCCGCGACTACGCGAAGATAGCCGAGCAGTTCCGGCCCGGCCACGCCGACTACACCTACTGGCACAAGTACGGCATCCGCGACCCGCGTGGCGGCGGCCGCTCGAGTGCGCGAGAAACCACGATGCGCGTCGCCGCCGGGGTGATCGCCAGGAAGTGGCTGGCGCAACGGCACGGCATCCGCATCCAGGGCTTCCTCTCCCAGCTCGGCGACATCCGCCCCGCCTCGATGGACCTGTCGGTGGTCGAGGACAACCCGTTCTTCTGGCCCGACGCGGCCCAGGTCCCGCAGCTGGAGGCGTACATGGACGCGCTGCGCAAGTCCGGCGACTCGGTCGGCGCTCGCGTGGATGTCTGGGCTGACGGCGTCCCGCCCGGCTGGGGCGAGCCGATCTACGGCAAGCTGGACGGCGAACTCGCCGGGGCCCTGATGAGCATCAACGCGGTCAAGGGCGTGGAGATCGGTGTCGGTTTCGGCGCCGTCACCCAGAAGGGCAGCGAGCATCGCGACCAGCTGGGCCCGGACGGTTTCGCGTCCAACCATGCCGGCGGCATCCTGGGCGGCATCAGCAGTGGCCAGCGCGTCACCTGCTCGGTTGCCTTCAAGCCGACCTCCAGCCTGCGCCTGCCGGTCGACAGCCTGGACATCTACGGCAATACCGTTGAAGTGGTTACCACCGGTCGCCACGATCCCTGCGTCGGCATCCGCGCGACGCCGATCTGCGAGGCGATGGTGGCCGCGGTCCTGATGGACCAGGCGTTGCGGCACCGCGCCCAATGCGGCGATGTCGAGGTGCCAGCCATCCCCACCCCCACAGCAATTCCCGGATAG
- the prmB gene encoding 50S ribosomal protein L3 N(5)-glutamine methyltransferase, translating to MTVDRADFGSAQFEQISIIDLIRFGGSRLAESGLAFGHSYDNALDEATQLVLHALSMPHDLSPVYGASRVTADEKQRVMGLLERRINERIPAAYLTGEAWFAGLSFKSDPRALVPRSPIAELIEAGFEPWLGGREVSRVLDLCTGSACIAIATAHYHPHWQVDGVDIDDDALALAAENQQRLLADNVRLRKSDLFNDLQGEVYDLIVTNPPYVTHDETDALPAEYAHEPELGLRAGEDGLDLALKILRDAPNHLSTDGLLICEVGEAERALVELLPELPLEWVEFKVGQMGIFVAERADLVAHHARIKDLADARG from the coding sequence ATGACCGTCGACCGTGCCGATTTCGGCTCCGCCCAGTTCGAGCAGATCTCGATCATCGACCTGATCCGTTTCGGCGGCAGCCGCCTGGCCGAGTCCGGCCTGGCCTTCGGTCACAGCTACGACAACGCGCTGGACGAGGCGACCCAGCTGGTCCTGCACGCGCTGTCGATGCCGCATGACCTCAGTCCGGTCTACGGCGCCTCGCGCGTCACCGCCGATGAGAAGCAGCGTGTGATGGGCTTGCTGGAGCGGCGCATCAACGAGCGGATCCCGGCCGCCTACCTGACCGGCGAGGCCTGGTTCGCCGGGCTGAGCTTCAAGTCCGATCCGCGCGCGCTGGTGCCGCGCTCGCCGATCGCCGAGCTGATCGAAGCCGGTTTCGAGCCGTGGCTGGGCGGGCGCGAGGTCAGCCGCGTGCTCGATCTGTGCACCGGCTCAGCCTGCATCGCCATCGCCACGGCCCACTACCACCCGCACTGGCAGGTCGACGGCGTGGACATCGACGACGACGCGCTCGCGTTGGCGGCGGAAAACCAGCAGCGCCTGCTGGCCGACAACGTGCGCCTGCGCAAATCGGACCTGTTCAACGATCTCCAGGGCGAGGTCTACGACCTGATCGTGACCAATCCGCCCTACGTCACCCACGACGAGACCGATGCGCTGCCGGCCGAATACGCCCACGAGCCAGAGCTCGGCCTGCGCGCCGGCGAGGACGGTCTGGACCTGGCCCTGAAGATCCTGCGCGACGCGCCAAACCACCTGTCTACCGATGGCCTGCTGATCTGCGAGGTCGGCGAGGCGGAACGTGCGCTGGTCGAGCTGCTGCCCGAGCTGCCACTGGAGTGGGTGGAGTTCAAGGTGGGTCAGATGGGCATTTTTGTCGCCGAGCGTGCCGATCTGGTCGCCCATCATGCGAGGATCAAGGACCTGGCCGACGCTCGCGGCTGA
- a CDS encoding SCO family protein, which translates to MFNRSTLVILFVALAAGLGLIASKHFFGDPAPSAWPQTSAVKLFDPPRPLPDFSLRQSDGTQLVPGELNGHWTLVFLGFTHCPDICPLTLSQMAQAQQQWESIPDAVRPRVLFVSVDPERDTPDRIGEYAHAFHKDTLAATADIPSLERFARSLSLVFAKAPPDDGAPADQYSVDHSATMAVLDPQGRMSGVVQQPFDPAALAADLAALTAASAP; encoded by the coding sequence ATGTTCAACCGCAGTACCCTCGTCATCCTGTTCGTCGCCCTGGCCGCTGGGCTGGGCCTGATCGCGTCGAAGCATTTCTTTGGCGACCCTGCGCCATCGGCATGGCCCCAGACCAGCGCGGTCAAGCTGTTCGACCCGCCGCGGCCGTTGCCGGACTTCAGCCTGCGCCAGTCCGACGGGACCCAACTGGTCCCGGGCGAGCTCAACGGACATTGGACGCTGGTGTTCCTGGGGTTCACCCACTGCCCCGACATCTGCCCGCTGACGCTGTCGCAGATGGCCCAGGCGCAGCAGCAGTGGGAGTCGATTCCCGACGCGGTGCGTCCGCGCGTGCTGTTCGTCTCGGTGGACCCGGAGCGCGACACGCCCGACCGCATCGGCGAGTATGCCCACGCCTTCCACAAGGACACCCTGGCGGCGACGGCGGACATCCCCTCGCTGGAGCGGTTCGCCCGCTCGCTGAGCCTCGTGTTCGCCAAGGCGCCGCCGGACGACGGCGCACCGGCGGACCAGTATTCGGTCGACCACAGCGCGACGATGGCCGTGCTGGATCCGCAGGGCCGCATGTCCGGCGTGGTCCAGCAGCCCTTCGACCCGGCCGCGCTTGCCGCCGACCTTGCCGCATTGACCGCCGCCAGCGCGCCCTGA